The proteins below come from a single Leptidea sinapis chromosome Z, ilLepSina1.1, whole genome shotgun sequence genomic window:
- the LOC126979066 gene encoding palmitoyltransferase ZDHHC16 isoform X2: MVIIYWRFNWKRFYEIFLENIRWKIQQLSLTYHSLTFNTHMSKNYAIDCLLEPVFWFVDNFAGYLGKVFVFCVTILTFAVVAIAYWIGLPYWWERNGYMTVFLVIVGNWLLINILFHYYMGVVTSPGHPPHGAMIAEAASICKKCISPKPPRTHHCSVCDKCVLGMDHHCPWLNNCVGYFNARYFFLYMVYMVAGVTFLIVFGIDIGYQVLWVNDSPVKDSALYDEINFPRQHILPTPLITEAQRISAHTWKRKAVVFMAITCVSVLVALGTLVIMHSKNISCGETSVEAHINKEMKKRNKNFRNPYNYGRRKNWRLFLGLTQNRTFLIHVLFPSRHKPKGTGLTWHSINNALKDWP, from the exons ATGGTAATAATTTATTGGCGTTTTAATTGGaaaagattttatgaaatattttt AGAAAACATCAGATGGAAAATTCAACAATTGTCATTAACTTATCATTCACTTACATTTAATACACATATGAGTAAAAACTATGCCATTGACTGCTTATTAGAACCTGTTTTCTGGTTTGTGGATAATTTTGCTGGATATTTGGGAAAG GTATTTGTGTTTTGTGTTACCATACTTACATTTGCTGTAGTAGCTATTGCCTATTGGATTGGCTTGCCATATTGGTGGGAACGGAATGGATATATGACGGTATTTTTGGTAATAGTAGGTAATTGGCTGCtgatcaatattttatttcattattatatggGAGTTGTGACATCACCAGGACATCCCCCACAT GGAGCCATGATAGCAGAGGCAGCTAGTATATGTAAAAAATGCATATCACCCAAACCACCCAGAACCCATCACTGTTCAGTTTGCGACAAATGTGTATTAGGAATGGATCATCACTGTCCCTGGCTAAATAATTGTGTTGGATACTTCAATGCTCGGTATTTCTTCCTATACATGGTGTATATGGTTGCTGGTGTGACATTTCTAATTGTTTTTGGAATTGATATTGGGTATCAAGTGCTTTGGGTAAATGATTCTCCAG TGAAGGATTCTGCCTTATATGATGAAATTAACTTTCCGAGGCAGCATATATTACCGACCCCACTGATAACCGAAGCTCAACGTATATCGGCCCATACTTGGAAAAGAAAGGCTGTAGTTTTTATGGCCATTACTTGTGTCTCTGTACTCGTTGCTTTAGGCACATTGGTCATTATGCATAGCAAGAATATTAGTTGTGGTGAAACGAGTGTGGAGGCTCATATTAATAAGGAAATGAAAAAACGTAATAAAAACTTCCGAAATCCTTATAACTATGGACGGAGAAAAAATTGGAGACTTTTTTTAGGCTTGACACAAAATAGGACCTTTCTAATACATGTTTTATTTCCTTCAAGACATAAGCCCAAAGGCACAGGACTGACATGGCATTCCATAAATAACGCTCTCAAAGACTGGCcttga
- the LOC126979066 gene encoding palmitoyltransferase ZDHHC16 isoform X1, whose amino-acid sequence MVIIYWRFNWKRFYEIFLENIRWKIQQLSLTYHSLTFNTHMSKNYAIDCLLEPVFWFVDNFAGYLGKVFVFCVTILTFAVVAIAYWIGLPYWWERNGYMTVFLVIVGNWLLINILFHYYMGVVTSPGHPPHGAMIAEAASICKKCISPKPPRTHHCSVCDKCVLGMDHHCPWLNNCVGYFNARYFFLYMVYMVAGVTFLIVFGIDIGYQVLWVNDSPGTGELIDDPDLIGHPVRLNKSGVFVPVKDSALYDEINFPRQHILPTPLITEAQRISAHTWKRKAVVFMAITCVSVLVALGTLVIMHSKNISCGETSVEAHINKEMKKRNKNFRNPYNYGRRKNWRLFLGLTQNRTFLIHVLFPSRHKPKGTGLTWHSINNALKDWP is encoded by the exons ATGGTAATAATTTATTGGCGTTTTAATTGGaaaagattttatgaaatattttt AGAAAACATCAGATGGAAAATTCAACAATTGTCATTAACTTATCATTCACTTACATTTAATACACATATGAGTAAAAACTATGCCATTGACTGCTTATTAGAACCTGTTTTCTGGTTTGTGGATAATTTTGCTGGATATTTGGGAAAG GTATTTGTGTTTTGTGTTACCATACTTACATTTGCTGTAGTAGCTATTGCCTATTGGATTGGCTTGCCATATTGGTGGGAACGGAATGGATATATGACGGTATTTTTGGTAATAGTAGGTAATTGGCTGCtgatcaatattttatttcattattatatggGAGTTGTGACATCACCAGGACATCCCCCACAT GGAGCCATGATAGCAGAGGCAGCTAGTATATGTAAAAAATGCATATCACCCAAACCACCCAGAACCCATCACTGTTCAGTTTGCGACAAATGTGTATTAGGAATGGATCATCACTGTCCCTGGCTAAATAATTGTGTTGGATACTTCAATGCTCGGTATTTCTTCCTATACATGGTGTATATGGTTGCTGGTGTGACATTTCTAATTGTTTTTGGAATTGATATTGGGTATCAAGTGCTTTGGGTAAATGATTCTCCAG gtaCGGGCGAATTAATTGATGACCCTGATTTAATTGGTCATCCTGTACGTCTTAATAAATCAGGAGTTTTCGTTCCAGTGAAGGATTCTGCCTTATATGATGAAATTAACTTTCCGAGGCAGCATATATTACCGACCCCACTGATAACCGAAGCTCAACGTATATCGGCCCATACTTGGAAAAGAAAGGCTGTAGTTTTTATGGCCATTACTTGTGTCTCTGTACTCGTTGCTTTAGGCACATTGGTCATTATGCATAGCAAGAATATTAGTTGTGGTGAAACGAGTGTGGAGGCTCATATTAATAAGGAAATGAAAAAACGTAATAAAAACTTCCGAAATCCTTATAACTATGGACGGAGAAAAAATTGGAGACTTTTTTTAGGCTTGACACAAAATAGGACCTTTCTAATACATGTTTTATTTCCTTCAAGACATAAGCCCAAAGGCACAGGACTGACATGGCATTCCATAAATAACGCTCTCAAAGACTGGCcttga
- the LOC126979066 gene encoding palmitoyltransferase ZDHHC16B isoform X3: MSKNYAIDCLLEPVFWFVDNFAGYLGKVFVFCVTILTFAVVAIAYWIGLPYWWERNGYMTVFLVIVGNWLLINILFHYYMGVVTSPGHPPHGAMIAEAASICKKCISPKPPRTHHCSVCDKCVLGMDHHCPWLNNCVGYFNARYFFLYMVYMVAGVTFLIVFGIDIGYQVLWVNDSPGTGELIDDPDLIGHPVRLNKSGVFVPVKDSALYDEINFPRQHILPTPLITEAQRISAHTWKRKAVVFMAITCVSVLVALGTLVIMHSKNISCGETSVEAHINKEMKKRNKNFRNPYNYGRRKNWRLFLGLTQNRTFLIHVLFPSRHKPKGTGLTWHSINNALKDWP, translated from the exons ATGAGTAAAAACTATGCCATTGACTGCTTATTAGAACCTGTTTTCTGGTTTGTGGATAATTTTGCTGGATATTTGGGAAAG GTATTTGTGTTTTGTGTTACCATACTTACATTTGCTGTAGTAGCTATTGCCTATTGGATTGGCTTGCCATATTGGTGGGAACGGAATGGATATATGACGGTATTTTTGGTAATAGTAGGTAATTGGCTGCtgatcaatattttatttcattattatatggGAGTTGTGACATCACCAGGACATCCCCCACAT GGAGCCATGATAGCAGAGGCAGCTAGTATATGTAAAAAATGCATATCACCCAAACCACCCAGAACCCATCACTGTTCAGTTTGCGACAAATGTGTATTAGGAATGGATCATCACTGTCCCTGGCTAAATAATTGTGTTGGATACTTCAATGCTCGGTATTTCTTCCTATACATGGTGTATATGGTTGCTGGTGTGACATTTCTAATTGTTTTTGGAATTGATATTGGGTATCAAGTGCTTTGGGTAAATGATTCTCCAG gtaCGGGCGAATTAATTGATGACCCTGATTTAATTGGTCATCCTGTACGTCTTAATAAATCAGGAGTTTTCGTTCCAGTGAAGGATTCTGCCTTATATGATGAAATTAACTTTCCGAGGCAGCATATATTACCGACCCCACTGATAACCGAAGCTCAACGTATATCGGCCCATACTTGGAAAAGAAAGGCTGTAGTTTTTATGGCCATTACTTGTGTCTCTGTACTCGTTGCTTTAGGCACATTGGTCATTATGCATAGCAAGAATATTAGTTGTGGTGAAACGAGTGTGGAGGCTCATATTAATAAGGAAATGAAAAAACGTAATAAAAACTTCCGAAATCCTTATAACTATGGACGGAGAAAAAATTGGAGACTTTTTTTAGGCTTGACACAAAATAGGACCTTTCTAATACATGTTTTATTTCCTTCAAGACATAAGCCCAAAGGCACAGGACTGACATGGCATTCCATAAATAACGCTCTCAAAGACTGGCcttga
- the LOC126979088 gene encoding helix-loop-helix protein 13-like isoform X3 — MAGTRTQVADSTSPTLNDRRLEYPGMKFAYADGSDDEGSSVTPELPSCVYAAARGRLQLPLAYVHQHSRQLHSDVLLESSMESDYQCGGSPYRVQRAAANVRERRRMLSINSAFDELRVHVPTFPYEKRLSKIDTLRLAIAYIALLREVLDADYDPLTYVEKCLRGEIKADRAHWNTSDLTARLSWINWENLGVNPQRRSVLTSLALSSDTMQYPHN; from the exons ATGGCGGGAACTAGGACACAGGTCGCAGACTCAACATCGCCTACTTTGAA TGATCGACGGCTCGAGTACCCTGGGATGAAGTTTGCTTATGCCGACGGCTCGGACGACGAAGGCTCGTCAGTTACCCCCGAGTTGCCCTCGTGTGTCTACGCCGCCGCTCGAGGTCGTCTTCAGCTACCACTGGCCTACGTGCATCAACACTCCAGGCAACTACATTcag ATGTTCTACTGGAGAGTAGTATGGAATCAGACTATCAATGTGGGGGTTCGCCATACAGAGTCCAACGTGCGGCGGCAAATGTGCGCGAAAGAAGAAGAATGCTGAG TATAAACTCGGCGTTCGACGAATTGCGTGTACATGTGCCTACGTTCCCCTACGAGAAACGACTAAGCAAGATTGATACTTTGAGACTAGCAATTGCTTATATTGCTCTACTGAGAGAG GTTCTAGACGCTGACTACGATCCATTAACATATGTTGAGAAATGTCTTCGCGGAGAAATAAAAGCGGATCGTGCACACTGGAACACAAGCG ATCTGACTGCTCGTTTATCATGGATCAACTGGGAGAACCTGGGAGTGAATCCTCAAAGAAGAAGTGTTCTTACATCATTAGCGCTAAGTTCCGATACTATGCAATATCCACATAATTGA
- the LOC126979088 gene encoding helix-loop-helix protein 13-like isoform X2, giving the protein MAGTRTQVADSTSPTLNDRRLEYPGMKFAYADGSDDEGSSVTPELPSCVYAAARGRLQLPLAYVHQHSRQLHSDVLLESSMESDYQCGGSPYRVQRAAANVRERRRMLSSINSAFDELRVHVPTFPYEKRLSKIDTLRLAIAYIALLREVLDADYDPLTYVEKCLRGEIKADRAHWNTSDLTARLSWINWENLGVNPQRRSVLTSLALSSDTMQYPHN; this is encoded by the exons ATGGCGGGAACTAGGACACAGGTCGCAGACTCAACATCGCCTACTTTGAA TGATCGACGGCTCGAGTACCCTGGGATGAAGTTTGCTTATGCCGACGGCTCGGACGACGAAGGCTCGTCAGTTACCCCCGAGTTGCCCTCGTGTGTCTACGCCGCCGCTCGAGGTCGTCTTCAGCTACCACTGGCCTACGTGCATCAACACTCCAGGCAACTACATTcag ATGTTCTACTGGAGAGTAGTATGGAATCAGACTATCAATGTGGGGGTTCGCCATACAGAGTCCAACGTGCGGCGGCAAATGTGCGCGAAAGAAGAAGAATGCTGAG CAGTATAAACTCGGCGTTCGACGAATTGCGTGTACATGTGCCTACGTTCCCCTACGAGAAACGACTAAGCAAGATTGATACTTTGAGACTAGCAATTGCTTATATTGCTCTACTGAGAGAG GTTCTAGACGCTGACTACGATCCATTAACATATGTTGAGAAATGTCTTCGCGGAGAAATAAAAGCGGATCGTGCACACTGGAACACAAGCG ATCTGACTGCTCGTTTATCATGGATCAACTGGGAGAACCTGGGAGTGAATCCTCAAAGAAGAAGTGTTCTTACATCATTAGCGCTAAGTTCCGATACTATGCAATATCCACATAATTGA
- the LOC126979088 gene encoding helix-loop-helix protein 13-like isoform X1, which translates to MAGTRTQVADSTSPTLNDRRLEYPGMKFAYADGSDDEGSSVTPELPSCVYAAARGRLQLPLAYVHQHSRQLHSDVLLESSMESDYQCGGSPYRVQRAAANVRERRRMLRSGPNGSINSAFDELRVHVPTFPYEKRLSKIDTLRLAIAYIALLREVLDADYDPLTYVEKCLRGEIKADRAHWNTSDLTARLSWINWENLGVNPQRRSVLTSLALSSDTMQYPHN; encoded by the exons ATGGCGGGAACTAGGACACAGGTCGCAGACTCAACATCGCCTACTTTGAA TGATCGACGGCTCGAGTACCCTGGGATGAAGTTTGCTTATGCCGACGGCTCGGACGACGAAGGCTCGTCAGTTACCCCCGAGTTGCCCTCGTGTGTCTACGCCGCCGCTCGAGGTCGTCTTCAGCTACCACTGGCCTACGTGCATCAACACTCCAGGCAACTACATTcag ATGTTCTACTGGAGAGTAGTATGGAATCAGACTATCAATGTGGGGGTTCGCCATACAGAGTCCAACGTGCGGCGGCAAATGTGCGCGAAAGAAGAAGAATGCTGAGGTCAGGACCCAAtgg CAGTATAAACTCGGCGTTCGACGAATTGCGTGTACATGTGCCTACGTTCCCCTACGAGAAACGACTAAGCAAGATTGATACTTTGAGACTAGCAATTGCTTATATTGCTCTACTGAGAGAG GTTCTAGACGCTGACTACGATCCATTAACATATGTTGAGAAATGTCTTCGCGGAGAAATAAAAGCGGATCGTGCACACTGGAACACAAGCG ATCTGACTGCTCGTTTATCATGGATCAACTGGGAGAACCTGGGAGTGAATCCTCAAAGAAGAAGTGTTCTTACATCATTAGCGCTAAGTTCCGATACTATGCAATATCCACATAATTGA